In the genome of Phocoena sinus isolate mPhoSin1 chromosome 15, mPhoSin1.pri, whole genome shotgun sequence, the window tcctctcccttctctggccTTCGGCTGGGACCCTCTGCCTACCAGTCCTGGTCCCACCCTTCCCAACAGAAGGCCCGCCCACCGTGTCCCCACCCCTTCTCTCGCCACGCCCCACTCCggcaggccccgccccctgcgGCCTCTACCTTTGGCGTCTTCCCCTGAGAGGAGACGGAGATCGGCTGCTGAATGCCGGTGGGACTCCGAGTCAGAGGTCCCGGCAGGCCCCGCGGGGGGCAGTGAAGTGACAGTGAACCTGCGGCTCATGGTGCGGAAAAGAGCCGGGCGGCCGCGGTACGGGCCCGGATCGCACAAGTGGCCGCAGCCGGGCTCCAGGAGACAGAAAGAGCGTATTCCCCCATCCCCGCCGGCCGCCCCCCGCCGGCCGTGGCGCCGCGCAGGGTCCTAGTGCCCTCTGTGCTGAACCACTGTATCCGGCCACTGCGCTTTGAGGCCCTGGGCTGTCAATTCCACTGGAAGCGCTTGAGGATCCAACCTGCTGCTGAGAGCCACCCCTGCACCTCCCCTGCACCAGGAGCCCGGGCCCTCCTCGGCTGGGGTCTCCTAAACACCTGGGTTTAATTCACTTATTCAGCACATCTTGATAGCGCGCCTGTGTTTGAGGCTTTGGTGCTAGGCACTGATACAGCATTGGATAAGATTGACTGGCTTCCTGCCCTCGTGTGGCTCAAATTCTaatgagggagaggagaaagattACAAGTGAGCAAACGCATAGACAAGATAATTTGAGACTGTGGTATATGTTAAGAAGAAAAAGTAGGGCCAAGGGGTAATGACTAGGGGGAAGGACTACTTTAGGGGATGGTCTAAGAAGACCTCTCAGAAGTTGTGATATTTGACCTGAGCCCTCActgatgagaaggagccagctaAGCAAAGATCTGGAAGAAGAGCTCTCTAGCAGagaaaatagcaagtgcaaaggccctggggtgaaaAGAAGCCTGGACTGTTCAGGGAGcagcaagaaggccagtgtgtctggagcagagtgaaCGGACAGTAGAGTGATGGagatgagggaggagaggagggcggATCGTATGGTCTCTTGAAGGCTTCAGGGAGGAGTCTGGattcttttctaatttacaaGGGAAGTCATGGGAAGTTTTTGAGTAGGGGAATGATAGCTGCTGGGTGAAGACTCAACTAAGGGTAGGAGTGGAAGCTGGGAATCAATTAGGAGGCTCCTGCAACCCCCAGGTAAGTGGTGATGATTAGCCGGGCTAGGGTGGTGGCAGTTGTCCAATTCCAGATACATTTTGGAAGTAGAACCTACAGGACCTGCTGCTGGATTGGACATTGCATGTAAAGGAAAGAGGAGTCAAGGAGGACTCGTAGgctctcatgcactgctggtgggagtatagATGGGCAACACCACTTGGGAAAATTGTTCCGTCAGCTAAAGCTGAACTTATACATACCTGTctactcagcaattccactccaagaTACATGCCCCAAAGAaatggcccgtgagccacaactactgagcccatgtgccactactgcagcccgcgggcctagagcccgtgctccgcaacaagagaagccactgcagtgagaagcccgcgcaccacagcaagCTAGccccgcccaccgcaactagagaaagcccgcgcgcagcaacgaagacccaaaacagccaaaaataaataaataaaataaatttatttttttaaaaaaagccagacacaaatgagtatatattgtaaaatactctttaaataaagtaaaaaatagtcAAAATCTATCTTTAAGCTGTTAGAAGTAATGGTGGTAACTCTTGGGATGAAGGGGTGGTGATTAAAAAGGGGCATGAGGGGGCTTTTAGGGTGCTAagaatgttttgtttcttgatctggtTGCTGGTTAGACAGTCGTGTTCAGTTTGTTGAAACGTACACTTATGACGGGTCAAGCTGTCTGAAGGTTTGTTAcattagagcagtggttctcaactcggGGCAGTTTTGCCCaccagggaacatttggcaatatTCAGAGACGTTTTTGGTGTCACAACTGGAGGAGGGTGGCACTGCATCTAGGTGGTAGAGGCCACCTGTGCCATCTAGTCCTACACCAAGACTGCCAGCCAGGAGCCACAGATTCACCATCGCCTCCCTGCACCCTGTCCCCACGTTAGGGCCcgtgacagagggagagagactgacCCTGAATGGGTCTAGCATCTGTCCATGGATCCCACTACCTCCTGGAGGAAGACATCAAACACCCTACAATGTATGGACAGTCCCCCACAACTAACAGTAATTTGATCCAAATTGTCAATAGTGCCGAGGTTGAGATACCCTGTGCCAGAATAAGGAGTTTAACAGATCCCTAGATTTTAAGACTGATCAGGTTCTAAGCTCGATTGAGGGCGGATGACGTTGTCTTTTATTAAGGTGGTGACAACCGATGGAGGAGTATGCTTGGAAGGTGGCTCCCGAGAGCTCAGGTGGACCCGGTATATTGAGATATCTCTTCGGCACCTAAGGATCATGCAGAGGTGACAGTCGAACATCTGATACTGGAGCTCAGGGGAGAGTATAAGCCTGGGGATATAAATTTCGGCGTCCTTAGCAGAGAGATGCTGTGTAAAGCTGCAGGGCTAGACGAGATCACAGGGAATGCATGTACACGGCGAAGACGTCCAAGGATAGAGCACAAGGGCACACCATCATTTAAAGGTTGGCAAGAGGGAGATCCTAGTGAGAGGGGAGAAGAACCAGGAGGAAGGGGTGACCCAGAGAACAAGTGAAGAAACATTTCGGGAAGAAGGGCATTATCCACTGGGTCAAAAAAGCTGAGAGATGGTATGGAACGAGCCCAGAGAAGTACCCACTGTATCGGGCTACGGGAAGATCACAGGTGGCTTTGAAGAGAGTCATTTCAGTGGAGGAGTGCAGTGGGAGTCAGGCTGCAGATGACTGAGAAGAGAATAGGAGACAGTGAATAGAAACCGTACTTTGGGGACGTTTTCCTGTGGATGGGGGTGGGCAGTAGagaaatggaacagaactgagagacaGGGGTCTAGAGGGATTTTAAACAAGCCATATTAAGGAACATTTGTATGCCAGTGGGTGTGGGTCATTCCTGAGTGAAAAACGGGTGAGTTAAGAGAGAGGGGCCCCACCCACAGGAAGCTTAGGAAGAAGTTCCCTGAACCTCTCCTTACACTCCCACCCGGGGCCCCGGGTGTGGAAGATGATCAAAGCTGACCAAGCCCATCACCTCCACTCACCTGGCCCGACGCTTCAGTCAAGTCCCTCTGCCATCCTGGAGGGTCAAATCCATCCTCCTCAGCCTGCCACTTCGACCTTCTCTCATCTAGCCTACACCGCCGTTCCTATCTCAACCATTCCAGAATCCTCTCTGCTCAAACCACATACTAGAGTTCTGAGCCATTTCTAGTTCCCCCAAACGCCCCCTTGCCTTTTCTGTCCTCCCAGCATTTACCCCAAGAGCTCACATTCCAATCCCAAGGGAATTATCACCAGCTAGGAGACTGCAGGTCAGCTGTGTAATTCTGTGCCACAGTTACCCCATTTATAAAGCAGGGGGAGGGAGTGATAGCAATAGTAATAGTACCTCTAAGGTAAGAGTAGTAcctgtctcatagggttgttttaagGATTGGCTGTGTTAACTCACATAAAGCACGTGcaacagtgcccggcacatagtgCTGTGCTAGGGGTAGTTCCCATCATCATGTATAtaatccatattttatttatccactgcCTTGCTTCTGCGCACTTAGGTTGTTACCAGTTTCTCATTCTATGAACAATGCTGCAATTCACATCCTTCTAGGTGTTGTTTTGTGCACACCTGGGCGAGGGTTAGAGAGTAGGAACATTTTTAGGTTTAATCATTCTTGGTAAATTATCCTCGAAGAAGACAGTCTTCCTTGCACAAGAAGAAACTCTTGCTCACCCTTCCGGATGCAGTTCAAGTTCACATGTCATCTTGGCTGGGAAATGTTTCCTGACTTCAACCACAACACGcagaatcacacacacaaacacacacgcgcgcgcgcgtgcgccATTATTCTAGAAAAAGGGTCACACGCTGCACACTCTCCAAGTGTGACCCCACCCCTACCAGGCACAGAATCATCACCCTTGTAACTAAGCTGGACTCTCTGGGGTTGGAGCCCGGAGCCTGCATTTTAAGCAAGTTGCAAGGGCTCTCTCAGGCACCCGAAAATTTGAGGACCACTGAGAGGTCGTTGAGGATAGAAACATAGTCTAACTCATTTCTCTATCCCCAGTGCCCGGCATAGGGCCTGGCTCCATgtaagggctcagtaaatgtttgatgaatgaataatagGTTGGccatttcctcagctataaaataggaGTAATTACATTATACCTTCCTAATAGGAAGGATTGAACGTTAATATTTATGAAGTGCCTAGAACATTGCCTGGCGCATAGTAAGCCCTCCGTTggttacacacatacatgcatgcgTGCATACAATACATACATTAATCTGCTCCTAAAGGTTAAAGAATCCAAGTTTATTAAAAACATTCCAACGAAAAAAGAAGGTGGGAAGAGAGggcccagcccacctccccttCTCCTTGTCCTTCAGAACAGACCCACCAGTTTGGATCCGGCAGACTGGCTCATTCCCTGTCGCGATGGCCCCTGTGGGGACTCCCACTGCAGTGCTGAAGCCGGCGGGGGGACCCTAGTCCTCGGGGCACTGCAGGAGGTCAAATGTCACGTAGCCCACGTTGTCCACCTGATTCACCTCATTCTGGGAACTCACGCGCCAGTAGAAGCGATCCTGGCAGAAGTATGCTTTCTCTGCAAGGGAAAGGCAGGACCAAGAGGGGTGATTCCAACCTTCccacatacacatacagaaaCAGGAGTCAGATCTTTACAGTCATCCCTCCTGCCCTTTCGAGATCTTTCCAAGGTTTTCATAGGACACCTGtgtcctccccccgcccccccccacagAGATTCTGGAGGGCACAGACCTCCTTGTCCAAAGCACtgacacagagcctggcacacagtcgaTACTCAGagcaattcattcaacaaatcccattcattcatccaacaataTTTATCATGCCAAGCACTGTTagaggcactggggatacagcagaggAAAAATGCAGGCATGACCTCAGTTCTTTCGGTGCTTACACCCTAGTGGGGTAAGACTGACGATTAACAAGCAAATGCATAAATAAGTGAGATTGGTTTTGACAATGGAGAAAGTGATGGAGGAAATATTAAAAGCGAGCGAGCAGGTGAACAGATAATGAGGGTCAGAGAAGGTCTCTCCAAAGAGGTGGCCTCAGTGCTGAGACCTAAAGGATGAGAGGGAGGCAGCCCAGTGACGATCTGGGGAGAAAaccttccagacagagggaacaacCGGCACAGAAGCCCTAAGCTGGGAATGACCTTGATGTGTTCAGAGAACAGCCAGAGGCTGGTGTGAGTGGAGCAGAGCAAAGGGAGTGACAGGAGTAGTGGGAGGGGatgaggaggggggagggggtcaGATCAGGTCATGTTAGTTTCTTTGACCTTGGAATGGGTCTAGAGTCACCCACAAAACCATTGCCCTCCACTCCTAGCCCCTCCCTACTCTCACAGAATATATTAAAGGTATTGGACAACCAGTATGGCTTGGACTAGGGTGTTTGCAGAGGAGCTTGTGGCGGCTGAGTCAACAGAACTTGTCAGCTGATTGGAGGTgagcagtgagagagagaaagcaagtgtAACTCCAGCTaccactcccattttacagatggggaaactgaggctctgtgaGTAGCAGTGACTTGCCAAAAGACACACAGCTATGAACTGTCTTATTTATCACTGTATCCCCAGTGGCAGTATCCCTACTTGTAGGGGAAAGGGCTTTCAGCTGGGGAGACAGGAAATCTGGGTCGTAGTTCTGGTTGTACTCCTGTGTCCCTGAATGATCTGGTAAGATCCCTGCCTCTATAGGGAACTCACCTGTGCTGGGGCATTTGCCTCAATCTCTAcgggctttttctttctctctcagaatTTGACCAAACACTAAGGCAGGGGACCCTACCGTGGGAGGTGTCTCAGGGAGGGATCCTCCCCCGACCCTCGTCCTCATCCCTCACCTTGGTACTGAAAGATGTCGTGCGTATTCATGGGCACCCCGGGGAACATCTGGTCCACTGGGGTGGCGCTCCGGGGATCCACCTTCTGTGTCTTCACGTCGAACCTGCAGGACGGCAGCGAGGAGACAGTTGCCGAGCCGGCGGGCAGTCGGATGGCGCCTGGGCTCCCCCTGCCGGCGGTCCCGGGACTCTCACCTCCAGAAGCTCTGCCGGCTGAACAGCAGCACCTTACCCCCGGCGCGCGGGAGGGCCCCGGTGACTTGGGCCACTTCCGGACCCAGGCCCAGCTTGTCCAGACGCCTTGGGCCTAGCACCGACGAGCCTGTGTACACCCACACTTGGCGCCCTGCAGGAGAGAAGGGTCACATCGGTCTGGGGGCGGGGCACATACTCTCCTTGAATATCAAGAGGGAGAACGCAGCGAGGCGTTTCCGCGCCCGGTGTGCCCGCGGTCTGTGTGCCCAAGGAGCAGTCTCTCGGTACGATTGTGCAAGGGTGCGGTGAGGAGGGCTGAAATTCAGCCCCTGCTAAATTTGCTAAATTGCATCCGCCAGAAGGGGGCGTCTTTTTCTAATGCACACAAGACGTTTTATGTATTGTCCTCGGTCTCTTGGTCCTTCtaggttggtgtgtgtgtgtggatttttTTGGGCGGGGGGCGgatagggaaggaagaaaggaggaaactaaccagagaagaagaaaatcttcTTCGTGAGCGGATCCTCAAAAGCGGAGTCCAGCTTGCGGGGCAGCGCAGGCCACGTGTTCTTGATAAAAAAGGGACCCTGCAACGGGCGTCCCCCGCTCTCAGAGAGTCGCCAGTACCTCCTGGACGAGAAAAGGGAATGGCTGGCACTGAACCTTGAACACAAGGTCAGAGGGCGGGGAGACACAGGCAGGTCCCGCCTCCAAGCCCCTTCCCGAAACCtcacagcccctgcccctcacccaTCCTTGAAGAGATGCAGGCGATTCCCGATCTCCGCGATGGCGTCGAAGATGTTCACGTTGCAGGCATCGTCCGCTGGATCCAGGGACCTTGTAGGGATCGCAGAAGGGCCAGCAGTGGGAGGACCCGTGGGGCCAGCTGAAGGGGGGCCTGTGGAGCCAGCGGTGGGGCGTTCTGAGGGGGGGGCGGTGGGAGGCCCCGTGGCGCAGACCGTGGGAGGGGCGGTGGGCTGCGGTTCAGCTGTGGCAGTGGCTGGAGGCCGTGGTTCAGGTTTGGGGCGAGGACCTAAAAAGAGACACCGCATAAGACAGCCCCTGTTCCTACGGAGCGCTGTGCCCATGGACTGTCTGCTCCCCCAAAGCCTACCAGCCAGGCCCCTGGCGCTCACTCTCCCCACTCTAGATGCTGGAGCCTGCCTTCCCCCAACCCTGGGCAGGCCGTTTCCTTTCACAtactcacccccatccccaggctgctgggagagaaatGTTTTTTGAGCTCTCAACCTGAGTGCCAAACTTAGTGCTAGGAGCTTTATAAACTcacattaggggcttccctgggggcgcagtggtaagaattcgcctgccagtgcaggggacacgggttcgaaccctggccggggaagatcccacatgccgtggagcaactaagcccgtgtgacacaactgctgagcccacgtgctacaactactgagcccgcatgctacaactactgaagcccgcgcacctagagccggtgctccaccacaagagaagccaccacagtgagaagcccgcgcacggcaacaaagacccaacgcagtcaaaaataaataaatttatattaaaaaaaattcacgtTAGCTTGTTtgatcttcagaaaaaaaaaaagaaaacctatgaaGTAGATTCtttaatatccccattttttaatgaggaaatatactaatgataataaatggtgataataataaaaatgtcaaacagTTATGtggtgcttactatatgccagacattaTTCTAGCTCACTTAAGCCTCCTAACAGCCCCATGAGGCAGGTGttagccccactttacagatgaggaagttgaggggTGAAGTAACATAGCCAAAGTCATCTAGCCAGGAAGTGGCTGGACTGGCTTTTGAACCTATGTCTGTCTCACTCTAGAGTCTGGGCTCTTTATCACCATCTCCAAGCACTGACCTGGCAACAATTGTACCCATTGGCCAGGGTCTCCAGAAGATAGATGTTGGGGTCCTAACTTTCCCCTCCTCTGCATTCTCGGGGTACTCGCAGCTAGCAGAGCCCagcctttccctctcctccctccatccctgccccatACCCTCACCATACAGATGCTGGATGCCCTGCACATCGTCCTTATGCAGGGGGTGCTTCTCAGTGAAGCTGTACATGGGGTACATGAGCGCCTCTGGCACGGACGAGTGATCTAAGCCCAGCGCGTGGCCAAACTCGTGCGCCGCCACAAGGAACAGGCTGTATCCTGGACGAAAGAGGGAGCCTGAGACGTGAGCCCTGAGCCgagctcccagccccagccatcCCTCCCGGACACCACTGCCCTGGCTGAGGTCCCAGCCTGGGAATCTCAGAACCATGCCCACCTTGATCCGGGCAGAAGCCCCACTTCTTGTCTCTGTCGAAGTTGGAGGTGGTGGCGCACCAGAGCTGCCCATCACGGCGGCCCTCTCTGGTGCAGGCCGAGTACTCCTTGCCCAGGAAGATGAAGGGGAAGACGCACAGCTCCCCCGCCGAGTTGCCCTCGGTCACCGTCGCGTCAGCTGGAGAGACCCAGGGCCTCCGGTGAGCCAAATGGGTGGGTCCAATAAAGACCCAGGGGCGGGCCAATCTTGAAGCGAGAGACACTTGGAGGCCTATTTTAAAAGCTTGGGCGGGgtaggggtcttccctggtggcgcagtggttaagaatccgcctgccaatgcagggggcacgggttcgagccccggtgtgggaagatcccacatgccgcggagcaactaagcccgtgcgccacaactacggaggctgcgctctagagccgcgagccacaactactgagccgtgtactgcaactactgaagccccccgGCACCTacagccggtgctccgcaacaagagaagccaccgcaatgagaagcccgcgcaccacaaggaagagtagccaccgctcgccgcaaatagaaagacccaacgtagccaaaaataaaataattaaaaaaaaaaaaaaaaagcttagggGGCGTGGTGCCGCACACAGCCGCGACCAGGCTAGACTGGTGGGCGGGGCCTGAGGAtcagaggcccagggagaggctgCAAGCAGGGCTAAAAGGCGACGCCTCCGCGAATGCGGCGGCAGCAATAGGAAGGCAGGGGGAGGAGCCGTGGTGATGGCGGCCAGAGTCACGGCTGTCCTGAGGACCGACGAGGAGTAGAAGGACAAACTGATGGGTGGAAGAGCCACGCTCGGGGACCAACGCGGAATTAGGGAGCGAGGCTGAATCAGGTAGGTGGGGCAGATGGTACCTCGGGTCGGGCAGAAGCCATAGAGCTTGTCCTGGTCATAGCTGGCGGTGGTGGCGCACCAGCGGTTGCCGTCCGAGCGACCGTCGGTGGTACAGGCGGAGTAGGAGCGTCCCTCGAAGGTGAAAGGGAAAACGCAGGGCTTGCCGTCCGCATTGCCGTCCTGGGTGTAGAGTCCTGGGAGGCCCACGCGATTACCCGAAGGCGCCACGAGTTTATTGACCCACAAGCCACCTGTGTCCTCCACCCCTCCTCGCCTCGTTTCACAACGGGGGAACGGACCCAGAGAACAGGACAGTGATTTGCAGGCCACACAGCACTAGCGGCAAGGCTGGGATAAAACCCCAGTGTTCTGGACCCTCGAGGAGGGTGGGTACTCACTCTCGCTGGGGCAGAAGCCGAACTGGCGGTCGGTGTCGTAGTCGGCCGTGGTGCTGCACCAGAGCATGTCGTCGGAGCGGCCGTCCGTGGTGCAGGCAGAGTATGAGCGGCCCTCGAAGGTGAAGGGGAAGTGGCAGGTGGCGCCCTTTGCGTTTCCGAAGTAGGTCGGAACCACTGCAGGAAAGGGAGACGGGGTCAGGGCGGCTGGTGATGCGCGTGAGAGGAGAAGGGAATGGGGACCGGGGCGGTTCGGGAATCTCACCGACGCCTTTGCCCAGAGACCACAACTCTTCATCGTCGAAGTGGGCGTCTCCCTGAATGCCTGGGCCAGGAGGAAAGGCGTGTGCCAGGAGCCCGTTCTTTCCATCGAAGGGATACCCATCTCCGTGCTCTGAAGAAGCAGGTGGAGAAGAGAGTTAGCCGCGTATGGTTGCGCAGGTTGTGCACTGCCCAAGGGCGCTGGACTGAGTGCGGGCTGAAATCCAGCCTAGGAGCTGCTGTCCAAGATTTGCGTCCCCGCGCTATGAGGTGTCGGTCAGCAGGGGGCGCCATAAGGGCGAGCGGCAGCCAGGGCTGCGGGCACAGGCAAGAGAAATCCGGGTCCAGGGCCCCCTCTA includes:
- the MMP9 gene encoding matrix metalloproteinase-9 — its product is MNPWQPLVLALLVLGCCSAAPRPHQPTFVVFPGELRSSLTDRQLAEEYLYRYGYTHVAEISKDDQSLRQPLQRLQRRLALPETGELDSTTLNAMRAPRCGVPDLGRFQTFEGDLKWHHHNITYWIQNYSEDLPRDVIDDAFARAFALWSAVTPLTFTPVYGREADIVIQFGVREHGDGYPFDGKNGLLAHAFPPGPGIQGDAHFDDEELWSLGKGVVVPTYFGNAKGATCHFPFTFEGRSYSACTTDGRSDDMLWCSTTADYDTDRQFGFCPSERLYTQDGNADGKPCVFPFTFEGRSYSACTTDGRSDGNRWCATTASYDQDKLYGFCPTRADATVTEGNSAGELCVFPFIFLGKEYSACTREGRRDGQLWCATTSNFDRDKKWGFCPDQGYSLFLVAAHEFGHALGLDHSSVPEALMYPMYSFTEKHPLHKDDVQGIQHLYGPRPKPEPRPPATATAEPQPTAPPTVCATGPPTAPPSERPTAGSTGPPSAGPTGPPTAGPSAIPTRSLDPADDACNVNIFDAIAEIGNRLHLFKDGRYWRLSESGGRPLQGPFFIKNTWPALPRKLDSAFEDPLTKKIFFFSGRQVWVYTGSSVLGPRRLDKLGLGPEVAQVTGALPRAGGKVLLFSRQSFWRFDVKTQKVDPRSATPVDQMFPGVPMNTHDIFQYQEKAYFCQDRFYWRVSSQNEVNQVDNVGYVTFDLLQCPED